The Setaria viridis chromosome 2, Setaria_viridis_v4.0, whole genome shotgun sequence DNA window TTGCAGTCATTTCATGGGCCATTTTGCGTAGCTCCTTTGATGCTAGTACTTGCTGTCCTCGATTGCTAAAGTGATCCTTTTGGGATGCAAAAGGCTAAAGCTGCTCTGCTTGATGACGTGCATCATGAATCTGCACTGCTGTGTCAAGTTAGAACAATAGGAGTATATAAAGCTCGGTTTTGTTTGTACCAGCAATCCATTGATTAGCATTAGGTATTGTCAGTTGATAGTATATTTCGTATGCCTTTGAAACATCATATTAACTCTACAATTTATATCCTGCCGCagaaaattcatcaaaaataaTTCATGCCATCACATGGCATCGGTCTCCATCATCCGTATCCTCGTCCTACAGGAGTGAGCTGGGAGCAAGCTCAAATAGCTTGTCATGGACAGAGAAGAGTGAAACTAAGAGTGATATATTCGAAGACTATGGTGGGATGAAGTCAGGAAGTCACTCCCAGACTTTAGGGAGACTGTATGCTTGGGAGAAGAAACTTTATGAGGAAGTTAAGGTACGTTTTGCTCTTGAATCTTCACGTGTTTTTGAGAATTGCTTATGTTGGAGTCATTTGATAGTTGATTTGGGAGCATAAGtattagggtgtgtttggttgagctatggcttttgaaaaagtagctgtgagctgtgggctgtggaaaagctgTTGTAGGTTGTAGGCAGTGAGAAAACTAAAAGCCGTTTGGTGAAACAGCTGTGACTTTTTGGAAACACTTATGAGCAgaccccacatgtcattcaCAGTCCACCCCGCTCAACTCTCCccctctctcactgacgagcAGACCCCACTCgtcagcatcttcttcctctctcttccctctcgcATCTCGCAACGGTGTGGTGGGCGGCAACGCGGCAGGCCAGCCCGCGTGGAGGGGCTGCGACGTGGCAGCCGAAGTGGCGGCCAATGCGGTGGGTGGCATTGCCGGCCCCGAGGGGCGCCGTCGCCGAGAGAGGAGGGGACCGGAGAGGAGGCGTTGCCGGTCAGGAGAGAAGGGGATCAAAGAAGGGCGCCGCCGGGAGGAGAGCAAGGGCCGCCGCCTTAGCCTCGCCCGCGATGTAGATCCCTCCTGGAGGAGATCAAGGGGCGTCACTGCCGAGCAACGGAGTGAGGCGGCGCAGAGAAGCACCAGCAGGTGAGGCGGATGGGGGACCTCCTGGCGCCGGCAATGGAGCTCCGGCAGCCCACTAGTTGTGGTGCCGACGAGAGTGGAGAGGATCGGGCCTCCGTGCTGAAGCTTGCGCTAGAGGAGAAGAGGGGCCCGACGGCCTGCCGGTGAGGAGCCACGGGGAGGGGCGGCTGGCCAGGAGCCGTCGGGGATTTGGGGCGGTGCCGAACCCTAGCGCCCCGTTTCCTCCACCCTAGCTTTTCCATCAGCaccgccccagcctgctcccacaccctcgtcgtcgtcgtggtggCGTAGGGTGGGGCGGTCGCGGTCATGCTCATCTGTTGTCGTGGGTGGGTAGGAGGCGGGCGCCGACGGAGTTGCGGAGGGGAAGGGTGCCGCCGGCAGAGGTGAGGACGGGCGTTGCCAGTAGAGGTGGGATGGGCGTCGGTGGAGCTGCAAAGGAgcggtggaggagagggaggagtcAATGAcgagaggaaaaagaaacgaACCGGTACAACATAACCGATGGTAGGTGGGTAAATTTCGTGAAAAGTCCAATTCACAACCAGCCACAGCACCTCCTTTCCTGCTGTGAAAAATGAACTACACAAAAGCAGCTTTTTTGGAAGCACCTGAGAGGAACCTAgtccctttggttggcttttagcTTTTTTGGGAAGCCAAAGCAGCTTAAAAGCTCAACCAAAGGGACCCTTAGAATAGTGCTATTTTCTGATTgatgaacaaaagaaaaggagtgTATATCTTTAGAGGTGGGTTGCCACACCTCTTGTGACATGTCCAACTACGGATAGTTTGAGCAAGGGGCACCATCTTGTATGCAAATTAGTTGTGTGATGTGTCCTTATTTATAATTGTATTTCTTGCCTTACTGCTGAGTAGCATCCTACATGGTGTTACAAGCTTATCCGATGCCAGGTATTGATATTTTGTACATCTGTGTTGATATGATCTGAATTCAATCCTTTGCAGGCTATAGATCAAATCCGACAAACCTATGAGAAGAAATGTGTTCAGCTGAGGAACCAAGATGCCAAAGGTTCAGAGCTGCGCAGTGCTGAAAAAACTAGGACAACAGTTAGAGACTTGTATACAAGAATTTGGGTTTCACTACGAGCAGCAGAATCTATATCTGATAGGATACAAAAGTTAAGGGATGAGGAACTGCAGCCACAACTTGTTGAGCTGTTGCAGGGGTAAGCTGACCTTCCGTTCATGTATAGGATTGGTTCTGTAGGTTTTATTTCAATCGGTACTGATGCATTGGCTGCTCCTTTGCAGCTTTACAAAATCTTGGAAATTAATGGTAGACTCACATGAAACCCAGAGACAGATAATGTTTGAGGTGAATTCATTCACATGTCCAGCATACGGCAAATTCTGTAATGATGCGCAGCGTCATGCAACTCTGAAGTTGGAGGTTCAACTGAGGAATTGGAGATCCTGCTTTGTAAGCTATGTCAATGCTCAGAAAGCATATATTGAAGCTCTTGATGGCTGGTTATCGAAGTTTATTCTGACTGATACCATCCGGTACTCCCGAGGGATCTCATCAATTGCTCCTGATAGAGCTGGTGCCCCAATTTTAGTTGTGATTTGCCATGACTGGTACACCACGCTGTCCAAGATTCCAAACAAGCGGGTCTCCTTCACCATGCGAAATTTTCTCAGAAGTGTGAGAGTGCTATGGCTGAAGCAAGGAGAAGAGCAACAGCAGAAAAGAAAGGTGGACAGCCTGTCAAAAGAGCTGGACAAGAAGCTAACCGCCTACAAAAGAGCAGAGAACAGGATTATTGGCACCAAGATTCTGGAGCATAAACCCGAGGTAGACGCGAAGCAGCGCATGGAGCAGCTGTCGGAGAAGAAAGAGATGCTCAACGTCCTGAGGAAGAGGATCGAGATGGAGAAAGCGAAGCATCAAGCTTGCATGCGGGACACGCACGACGTCACGCTCAATGGGTTCAAGATTGGCCTCGCCAGTATCTTCGAATCGCTGACGGAATTCTCGAAGGACTCGGTCAAGCTTTACGAAGACCTTCTAGCTCAAGCCGATGCCAAAGGTTCGGAGAAGATTACTGCCGAGAAACGGCCCTGCGTTGAAGGTCCATATTCACACATAGCAGTGGATGCGACATGAACGACAGCGAGCACCATTTTTAGGACCCTAGCTAGTTGCATGGCCCCAGTTTTTGGGGCCCTAGAATCAGTGTCTGATTTTAGCTTGTAGAGTACCGTGTTGGTGTTGGTTGGTTGTGGGAGGTAGGGTCATTCTTGTGGGCAACTTCTGCTTGTAATTATCCTTTTAGCTTTGATATCAGTGGGGATTCGATCTATTGCTGGTGTTCTTTCCTTGTGCCGTTTGCTCTGTCAGGAATCTGGCCATGGCAATGTCCCGATGTGcatgagaatagggagcactgGACCGGTAGTCAGGTACTCCAGCATAAGTTAACCAATGAAAAAGAATTCAAGGTTACAATTACATACAAGACGCCGCCAGTCTGATCATCTGACGAGCTACAGAGTATTCACGCTGCTGTGTTTCACAAAAATGGTGGTGATTGTGTGAAGTTCAGTGCTGTTCATGAACGGGTGTCAGCTCCTATGGACGCATCTCACGAGCTACACAAGGTTCAGTACAGTTACAGAGACTCGGAGAGTATCGGCTGCCTAGACTGCGCGCCGGCACAAGGGGCAGGAGGCGTGCCGGAGCAGCCAGCCGTCGATGCACGGCAGGTGGAACGTGTGGCGGCACACCGGCAGGCTCCTCGCGCTCTCGCCGGCCTCAAACTCCTGCACGCGGAGGAGATATATCGTCAAGAGTAGCGGATACCTGGAGGCAAACGGAGTATTCTAGTAGTATTAGCAAGCAAAGCAGTAGCGCATACCTGGAGGCAAACGGAGCACACggtgagctcgccgccggcgtcgacgtTGCCGCTCACGGCGAACCTCACCACCGGGAGCGCGTCGATGGCGGCCCTCGGCATGCCGCTGCTGCCACCCGTCTCGAAGATGTCGGCGCCGTCACCATGTCCGACCGGTGCCTCCACTGCACTCATCTGCAAGCCGACCGATACGCGAGTGAGACTGGGGCTCCAAGTGGTGAGGTCACGTGACGCGCGCTGACGCGCACCTGGCTCTCGACGGCGCTGAGCACGGCGGGGTCCACCTTCTCGCGCACGAGGCGGCCGGTCAGCAGGCTCCAGATCACGTCCAGCTGAGAACAAAAAGGACCAAAAACGTGCGTCAGTACGGCACGGCACGCGAAAGCAGGCGCCGCCTGCCCGGCGAATTTTCGCCTTTGAACGGACACCGATCGATGCACCGTGGCGACGAGGCCAAGCAAGCAAGAGAGCGGGCACCGACCACGTAGACGGCGCTCCAGATGGCCGGCTCGTCGGAGCGCCACATGGCGAGGTAGGAGTCGACGACCTCCATGGACACGAGCGCGCCCGTGAGGCCGCCGACGCCCGTGCCGCGCACCACGCCCGTCTCCGTCGCCAGCCCGATCAGCCCGCCCGTGATCGCGCCGAGGACCGTGCCCACTGCCAGCACCGACGAAACGATCAGAGCAGAGCACGCACGGTTGCAGCGTTGCAGCTGCGCGCCATGCCACGGAGAAAGCTGGCTGACTGACCTGTCGCGAAGACGCAGGTGACGAGGCCGCGGGCGAGGCTCTTGGCGACCCGGGCGGCCAATGAGCCGAGGCCGCGGCCtcccgccggcgagcggcgacgtGCCGCGGAGTCGGTAGCAGCAGGACGGAGCCGGGAGTGGGTGACGGTGAGCGTCGTCGTATCCATACCCGCGCCGCGTGCGTGCTCTTCGGGAGGCTGAGCCAGGAGCTCGTGGGGAAGTGGAATTGGTGTGATGAGAATCCGGATgacgcggaggcggtggcgtgcAATCCCTCGGCGACGACTAtaacggaggaggcggcgcaggaggtcgtgaggttaggttggAAAATCTCCCGGCTTTTGTCCGTTGACGCGGACGTGTGCGTGCGGGTGTTCGACTGCGGCCGGGTGGGTAGGCGCGCTCCACCGGGGCGAGCCGTGCACCGGCACCAGCAATTCGGGCGACCGGCACGCGGCAGCGACGGAATGGGATCTCCAGCCTCCACGTCCTTGGATGCCCAATCCGGAGACGCTACGCGCCGTACGGGAATTGCCTCCGGTGCGGCGAGAAAAAAGAGGGAGATCAGGTATCGCCATTGGCGAGGACCATGCGTGCCATAACCGTTAGCACTTAGCATTTCTCCCTTCACTTTCTCCCCGTCTTCTCCGCAGTAGCAGCCCATGAGACGACGACAGGGCATGTCGAACGGCCGAAACGGTCGATGGAGAAGAGCCGGCAGGCAGGTGGTTGGGTCGCGAAACGGAGCGATGGTTGCTTGTCTCAAACTCTCAGGTTGCCTTTCATTCGGCGACTAAGGTTCAGCTTTCACTGCACCTGAAAGGGAATCAGCAAGTCCTCTGTAGTCTGTACCAGCATGGGGTTAATTGGTTGGTTATTCTGCTGATGCCGGCCGCGGAAACTTGTGTGCCGCGATGTTCAATCTCTGTGGGCTACAGGTGAACCGTAACGGAACGAAATCGTCGTCTAGAAGACGCCGGTACGTGGCCGGAGAAATGGACCGTCTTGTCCATGTGATCGGCCGGCCAACGACGCGCACAGAGCCACAGAGGATAGAGGTTGGTCCGAGGCTCCGGGTTTGGAGTTTGGGAGTGCAGGAGGAATACTCGGCGCTAAACATCTCTACCGGCGGTGGGCTAATTTTTTCGTACTTCAGGAGTTCAAGCGGACGGTGACAGTGACACCTCCGTACAGGAACATGTCAGGTACCAGTTGCTAGCAACAGCAGGgtagcgggggggggggggggggggggggggggggggggggggggggggggggggggggtagaaATTGGAGAATGGAACCGAGGAAAGGCAGCAAGCAAAGGATCGAAGAGGAACAGAAGAATTCGAGGCAGAGGAATGATTAACTTGAGCCTTATTACATACAAGTTCATCGATAGCCTTGTTACATGGGCCAGGCCCCTTCTGTGCACGTCGGCCCAGTCCAGCTTCATTAGAGTGTGGCTTTGATTAACAGCCTGACCCCACCTGGTGGCCTATCCACAAGACCACAATCCATTCACACATACCTGACATTTTCTCGGGACGGAAGGCATGCAGGAAGCTCGTCGGCAAGTGATATCGGTGAGGTGAGAATTCGGAGGACGCGGAaccaatatttttccttttcaaggTTACATACAACTATACAAGATGCCAATCTGATCATCTGACGAGCTACAGAAGGTTCACGCTGCTGTGTTTCACAAAAATGGTGTCAGGTTCAGTCCAGCCAATTGAAGAAGTATTATGACGCCGTCGAGCAAGCAGTTTAGAGTTTGGACTGTTGAAAGCCTTTAATCTGGTCATTCAGATACAATACTTCCAGAACAAGATCACAATCAAACTGGACATACTTATCAGTTATCACTGGAAATCGTAACAGCTCAATGCAAAGAGCAACAGAAGTGATCAAAATAGCAAATCGTCGCAATAAACATTCTAAGAACTTGTGCAGAAACAAATACTAGTTTCCATGACGAGTTACCGGACCAATGATGCCCGTACTGCGGCCGTACCAATACCACTACTTTCAGCATGTTTCATAGGAGACCTGCAAAACTATGATTTATTTACCTTTTTTCCGCCCGGGATACCTAGTTCGAGTAGGATACGATACGAAAGCCGCCGCAGCTCACTGACGTCGACTCGGATCTGCTCCCCCCTCTCAACCTCTACATATACCGGAGAGATCTATATATGCAATCCAAGCAGACAAAATTCAGAAGAAGACCAATTAACATGTCGACCGACCGCCGCCTGTACCCGTCCACCCTCCATCCGCCCGACCTCTCCGCCGACGACGATGCTGGTGCCGAGGAAAACCTCCCCTGGTTTCTCCTCGAGCTGAAAGCCTACGTCGCCAAGCGCGacaacgccaccaccgccttctCCAGGACATGGGACGGCAAGCGGATCCAAGTTACCCTGTGCCCTCGCCGCCCACCGCGTGTCTCCTACGTGTGCGTCCACAGCCCTGATGCCCGCCGAGATCCATGTCGAGCCCAGGATCCTCGCCGCGGAGGACGACCTCGCCGTCCTTGCCATCACAGTCGGTCCCCAGAAGGACGTAGACAAGAATCTCGACTGCTACGTCTACCAGGTAGACGACGACGGGTCGGGGCGGCCGTCGCTGACGCACATTCCGCGGCCGCCAAGGCCCTATTTCTTCGGTGCCAACGACACTGGCGTCCTACGCTACCGCACCGACGACGAGCACACAGCAGGTCGTAGGGAATACATTGTCGCCGCACTCTATCGTGCACCCTGGGGCCTGCCGGCAGGGCAATTCGACCTCTGTCTCAGTGACTCAAAGCGGGGATATTGGAAGGTCCACAACGTGTAGCtgagcaagcggcggcggcatggtggCAGGAACTTTTACCATAAAAACTGCAAGGTGGTGGCGATAGGAGGAGATGCCGGCACCATGGCCTTCGTGGACCTCTGGTGGGGCATCATCTTCTGCGATGTCCTCCGAGTGGAAGGCCCCCTGCTCCGTTATGTTGCGGTGCCAGAGCCTATGCAGAATAACAAGACGCTCGACGACGACGCACGCCTGTACCGGGACATCGCCGTCGTCGGAGATCGCCTCAAGTACGTCGAGCTGCAGCTTCACTGGAAGGCCTGTGCGCACTTCAGCAAGAGCTATTTCTCGGATGGTTGGATGGCTTCAGTAGGCCGGCCACTAGTTCCTCCTCGGATGACGACGACCGTTGGCGCCAGGACACAGAGATCATGGACTCCACGGATGTGAAGGTCCACGGCAAGCTCGTCCCCAAGGTGTGGAGAGATCAAGGCATGGCGTTGTCACCCTTTAGGGACCTCGACGCATGCCAACCCGTGCTCGGCCTGCAAGAAGATGCTGATATCGTCTACTTCACAACCAAACTTAACCGCTGGGATGCCGATGCGTGGGTGGTTGCTGTGGACATGAGGAAGAGGGAGCTACTTGGAGTGGATGCCTTTGCCGCACAAAGATATGTGGGCATCAACTTCTACGTGCACGCTAGGATATCCaagcatctgatgaatcctgaAACGGCCAGGGATGTGATGCTATCACGATTCGCTAACAACAAGCAGGTTTCAATGCGAAGACCATGCAGCTCATACTATTTATATTCTCttactttttttgaaaatatttttttatttattcataTGTCCGATGTTCAGTACAATCACGAACTGATAAAAACTTTACAAAATCCGGGAGGAGATCAAGCCAAACACATGACTGATCCGGGTCCCAACTCAAACTAGAACAAGCTAATTCATGTGCACACAGATTACAAGACCGTGGGGTAAAAGAAACTTCAACAAGCACAAAATCTAGTTAAATAAGTGACGTGCCTCCATAAGCAACATACCAGCTGGTGATTGATCAAAAACCCTGGACTTCAAAGCGGTGACTAGATTCAAAGAATCGCTTTCTAGCTGAATTCTTGTCATACCTTGAGCTGAGATGGCTGTTAAAGCCGCAAGGCAAGCTTGAgcctctgcaaaaaaaaatcatgaactgATTCTATCTCCCTGCTCCTGCCATTACTGCATTCCCATCAGCATCTCTAACAATGAAACCCCATCAACCTGATTTCTGTTCCATGAGGAAAGTTCCATCAATGTTACCTTTGAGAACTTCATCCGACATTTTTATGATGCTTCTTCATTTCATTGTTTTCTTTAGCACAGTACAAACCTCCCATGTCATATTTCTTGCTTGGTGCACTGCTTCTTTCACTGTTCTTCTCTGTTCACTGGCATTAACTTTGTTTCTTGCATCCTACCATGAACACATTAGGATCATGGTCTCATATTTGCTTTCCTCCTCCATAGATAGGATACAGTTTGTTACCTCCTTGGTATCTTTTAGGTCTACTAATTTCAACCTCACACCTTCAAGGATGAATATTAAAAGAAGAGATGAAAGGATGAATATTGAAATTGATATTCTCTTATTGACTTGCAACTCTTCTGCATGTTAGAAAAAAGTACCTAAGATTTCATTTGTGAAGGCCTGCACCAAATGCTGACAGCAGGCTTCAAAGTGCCACATGACCACTCGATGAAAGGTCTAGATAGCTCCTCCAACATATCTAGAGGTCATCACAATAAATGGCATGCAAATCATTTCAGTGTGCTGTAATTGTTCAGTAATCAGACCCGAATAATGGTAAACCCTCACGCCCCAAATTGTTCCCGAAAAGATCTGTAGCTCCTTCTGGCAGTCTTTTGCTGCGTTGTTGACTTGTCATGCCACACGATCGCAAGATACGGCACCAGCGAGTTACACGTAAGATCATCTAGTAGAATCGCACGAGCATACGACATAACAGGCTAACGGCAGCATTCATAGGAAGATCCAAGTTATGCgagcctttttttttaataaagtaTTGCGAGCCTAATCTGCACAAACTGAATACGCCATCTAAAATTCCATATATAAACGCGATGGAGGTGCATTAAGTCCGCTCCTCCTCTTCGTTTCCCTCTTGTCGCACTCATCAAAGCATGATTCAGAGCTTTGTGACCCAGATTATGTAGGCTT harbors:
- the LOC117846139 gene encoding protein ALTERED PHOSPHATE STARVATION RESPONSE 1 — its product is MGNCAASRLAGGGGGGGGGDPVAVCRDRKRLIKAAAERRFALAGAHANYAAALRSVADALDVFVARHTAPAPILITLPTPSNSPPGSPKPSQVQVQELPSPATPSPPPPPLEEEAAPASPPPAEDGGGGAQTPEMGIPYYYPPSATPPPPPPAASVVGGWDFFNPFYGTEEVAAAISDEEMRAVREREGIPELEEAEEEEEEEGSKAAEAKAPKTEASLGVSTPQEEAKDVCEMEGNSTGLEVAVAPQGRELLAALKEVEELFARAAEAGKEVSGMLEAATRVPELKENSSKIIHAITWHRSPSSVSSSYRSELGASSNSLSWTEKSETKSDIFEDYGGMKSGSHSQTLGRLYAWEKKLYEEVKAIDQIRQTYEKKCVQLRNQDAKGSELRSAEKTRTTVRDLYTRIWVSLRAAESISDRIQKLRDEELQPQLVELLQGFTKSWKLMVDSHETQRQIMFEVNSFTCPAYGKFCNDAQRHATLKLEVQLRNWRSCFVSYVNAQKAYIEALDGWLSKFILTDTIRYSRGISSIAPDRAGAPILVVICHDWYTTLSKIPNKRVSFTMRNFLRSVRVLWLKQGEEQQQKRKVDSLSKELDKKLTAYKRAENRIIGTKILEHKPEVDAKQRMEQLSEKKEMLNVLRKRIEMEKAKHQACMRDTHDVTLNGFKIGLASIFESLTEFSKDSVKLYEDLLAQADAKGSEKITAEKRPCVEGPYSHIAVDAT
- the LOC117846140 gene encoding NEP1-interacting protein-like 1; translated protein: MDTTTLTVTHSRLRPAATDSAARRRSPAGGRGLGSLAARVAKSLARGLVTCVFATVGTVLGAITGGLIGLATETGVVRGTGVGGLTGALVSMEVVDSYLAMWRSDEPAIWSAVYVLDVIWSLLTGRLVREKVDPAVLSAVESQMSAVEAPVGHGDGADIFETGGSSGMPRAAIDALPVVRFAVSGNVDAGGELTVCSVCLQEFEAGESARSLPVCRHTFHLPCIDGWLLRHASCPLCRRAV